A genomic window from Branchiostoma floridae strain S238N-H82 unplaced genomic scaffold, Bfl_VNyyK Sc7u5tJ_1319, whole genome shotgun sequence includes:
- the LOC118407344 gene encoding uncharacterized protein LOC118407344 (The sequence of the model RefSeq protein was modified relative to this genomic sequence to represent the inferred CDS: added 304 bases not found in genome assembly): MFTFLSRFHNNKGKHEMALKITCGFGRVGVRETKVLGLSEEERKAARCSQGNLEQRYKAFRTIFGEGKENELSFEDFCTSVDYIKKVFKNWSGGCREEKAKFLEYFSLSNWKKLNKATKQKHSIVGPCKACLLDHGTHWDFYNKQIKCTRVRNELNDSIPQLTQVKRILAEVQQIEVNIKKNERAKKRKYASELKRSFEEAQRVNNKDVEVAYGNTESLRARKNRRLAEEFETRAEAETRTKKRKRQEETGQRKCKKRLGNFDDWGNFDRDALKEEVNSLEDGTAVNWTQLARKYDIKGLDGKPLQNAGQLLKLWLQKEDINTDRFQQQSPAVRVRRARQRVVQGSDLTLPKKRTEREISKEMSKMIESGEVPIGEFVVPRTYEKFYLNKDGNRIETKIITTAGRKKPLHELRQYMLETELPFMRDATNCAEMTTEELQQGLMDLGEYHEGETEGSMRHRLESFRTTRNLMYWEDGATLANHGYILYLFSTIYDEAIHLTDTEYEQKFNLKISVQSAVEQPHVYLIARSGSSDAEQLLYAQTRRDDLPSLSFPVTTPDGREFKDVLRFFKGDNPSRQFEMGQQRGGFHPCLCPADSRMMDSPSACNDPVMTIQDRQQFLLEGPITSQKASSSLPEPFSQMSKEELKDELTYRGEVPYDRADSMTKKDLQQGMKHVLRGIKRSPTLLQPDPTQDITEINLQKLEIPASESMHDLYNHTKNIFEELPKRVPKVAETIETVRKTTLGNKDTVRASDMRHFLVLVTKELEQQGQAEENVMKLLHSLVEMQRLCYAAADKRDMTSIYRMQNTMHVHNLMMKEIFPGDPKSITKRKLWGSYIHSLRDHTPIVYRVAPISSLLAENEERQFGTFKRITKASANYANEGQIITNLMVKTHIHNKNGGTRGQQNNNNKISQVAKLFSQPRTRIPVALLQKYPRDTQTYVERVSDFMQEGYGQHWHIEEEELVLHDAPSDTPLSAPQHYRSTSINEVHHQLKQSFEECLQKGVPLPASKIWIYEGQSLSKKVKTPFLETGYSFTNQKFNYYNHQPAEEETTSEEESESVEETEEDTEDETEEETVIRMERLDPKPELEQFEDTAEITM; the protein is encoded by the exons ATGTTTACCTTTCTGTCTAGG GCAACTGGAAGAAGCTTAACAAAGCCACAAAACAGAAACACAGCATTGTCGGTCCATGCAAAGCCTGTCTGTTGGATCACGGTACTCACTGGGACTTCTACAACAAGCAGATTAAGTGCACCAGAGTGCGCAATGAACTGAATGACAGTATTCCACAGCTGACCCAAGTCAAACGCATCCTTGCTGAAGTGCAACAAATAGAGGTGAACATCAAAAAGAATGAAAGGGCCAAGAAACGAAAGTATGCCAGTGAGCTCAAAAGAAGCTTTGAAGAAGCACAAAGGGTAAACAACAAAGATGTAGAAGTTGCCTATGGAAACACTGAGTCCCTACGTGCAAGAAAGAACAGAAGGCTTGCAGAGGAGTTTGAAACAAGGGCAGAGGCAGAAACACGAACAAAAAAAAGGAAGCGTCAGGAGGAAACAGGAcaaagaaaatgtaagaaaagacTGGGCAACTTCGATGACTGGGGAAACTTTGATAGAGATGCACTTAAGGAGGAAGTGAACAGCCTTGAAGATGGCACAGCAGTAAACTGGACTCAGCTGGCACGGAAATATGACATCAAAGGGCTTGATGggaaaccacttcaaaatgctGGACAGTTACTCAAACTGTGGTTGCAGAAAGAAGACATCAATACAGACCGATTCCAGCAACAATCACCAGCGGTCCGCGTGCGCAGAGCACGACAAAGAGTTGTTCAGGGGTCAGACTTGACACTTCCAAAGAAGCGCACAGAAAGGGAAATCAGTAAGGAGATGTCTAAGATGATTGAAAGTGGGGAAGTTCCCATTGGTGAATTTGTGGTTCCGAGGACCTACGAGAAGTTCTATCTGAACAAAGACGGCAACAGAATAGAAACTAAGATCATCACCACTGCAGGTAGAAAAAAACCACTACATGAACTGAGGCAGTACATGCTAGAAACAGAACTACCATTCATGAGGGATGCCACAAACTGTGCAGAGATGACAACAGAAGAGTTGCAGCAGGGACTGATGGATTTAGGAGAGTACCATGAAGGGGAAACAGAAGGGTCCATGAGACATCGCTTGGAGTCCTTCCGAACAACAAGAAACCTCATGTACTGGGAAGATGGTGCAACACTGGCTAACCATGGCTACATCCTGTACCTTTTTTCCACCATATATGACGAAGCCATCCATCTCACAGACACCGAGTATGAGCAGAAGTTCAACTTAAAAATCTCAGTGCAGTCTGCAGTGGAGCAACCACACGTATACTTAATTGCAAGAAGCGGCAGCTCGGATGCAGAACAACTGCTGTACGCACAAACAAGAAGAGATGACTTACCATCACTCTCTTTCCCAGTGACGACACCAGACGGTAGAGAATTTAAAGATGTTCTCCGTTTTTTCAAAGGAGACAACCCTTCTCGCCAATTTGAAATGGGCCAGCAGAGAGGAGGATTCCACCCCTGCCTATGCCCTGCAGACAGCAGAATGATGGACAGCCCCTCGGCATGCAACGATCCTGTCATGACCATTCAAGACAGACAACAGTTTCTCCTAGAAGGGCCCATCACTTCCCAGAAAGCGTCATCATCCCTACCAGAACCCTTCAGTCAGATGTCGAaggaggaattgaaagatgaattGACCTACAGAGGAGAGGTGCCTTACGACAGAGCAGACAGCATGACGAAGAAAGATCTGCAGCAAGGAATGAAGCATGTGCTTCGTGGCATTAAGAGAAGCCCCACCCTCCTTCAACCTGACCCAACACAAGACATCACAGAAATCAACTTACAGAAACTGGAAATCCCCGCGAGTGAAAGCATGCACGACTTATACAACCACACCAAAAACATCTTCGAAGAGCTGCCAAAACGCGTCCCAAAAGTCGCAGAAACAATAGAAACTGTGAGGAAAACCACTCTTGGCAACAAAGACACCGTACGGGCATCTGACATGCGACACTTCCTAGTGCTAGTTACAAAGGAGCTGGAACAGCAAGGACAAGCAGAAGAGAACGTCATGAAGCTATTACACAGTCTTGTAGAAATGCAAAGGCTGTGTTATGCTGCTGCAGACAAACGTGACATGACCTCCATTTACCGGATGCAGAACACAATGCACGTACACAACCTCATGATGAAAGAAATCTTCCCGGGAGATCCAAAGTCCATCACAAAGAGAAAGCTCTGGGGCAGTTACATTCATTCCCTGAGAGATCATACACCCATCGTATACAGGGTTGCTCCAATAAGCTCTCTTCTGGCCGAAAATGAAGAAAGGCAATTTGGCACATTCAAGCGCATCACCAAAGCCTCTGCTAATTATGCGAATGAAGGTCAGATCATCACCAACCTCATGGTAAAAACGCACATCCACAACAAGAATGGAGGAACCCGTGGAcagcaaaataacaacaacaagatCTCTCAAGTAGCGAAACTTTTCTCACAACCAAGAACCAGGATTCCAGTGGCCCTGCTACAGAAGTATCCACGGGACACACAAACCTACGTTGAGCGTGTCAGTGACTTCATGCAGGAGGGGTACGGCCAACACTGGCACATCGAAGAGGAAGAGCTTGTGCTCCATGATGCACCGTCAGACACCCCTCTCTCAGCTCCACAACACTACCGCTCCACGTCGATCAATGAAGTTCACCACCAGCTTAAACAGTCATTTGAGGAATGTCTCCAGAAAGGGGTACCCCTGCCAGCAAGTAAAATCTGGATTTATGAAGGGCAAAGCTTGTCCAAGAAGGTGAAAACCCCTTTCCTGGAGACAGGATACAGCTTCACTAATCAGAAGTTCAATTACTACAATCACCAGCCTGCAGAAGAAGAGACAACGTCAGAAGAAGAATCTGAATCAGTGGAGGAAACAGAGGAGGATACAGAGGACGAAACAGAGGAGGAAACAGTCATCAGGATGGAAAGGCTAGACCCCAAGCCTGAACTGGAGCAGTTTGAAGATACAGCTGAGATCACCATGTGA
- the LOC118407345 gene encoding uncharacterized protein LOC118407345 produces MMTPPATPSTPVENTSREESKWQTKLGSALAVVLGDVPVVQQTDHFKAKLKLAPRNKWFKAEYDACIARASCDLSRHLDEARKNFAVWEKQFIVNIGRLPILSDVSSDQEASELQKRIRYAEHLLRHFGVDLYKQ; encoded by the exons ATGATGACCCCACCAGCTACTCCGAGTACTCCTGTTGAGAACACAAGCAG GGAAGAATCAAAATGGCAGACGAAGTTAGGTTCTGCACTGGCAGTCGTGCTGGGTGACGTGCCTGTGGTGCAACAGacagaccacttcaaggcaaagCTGAAGCTGGCGCCGAGGAACAAGTGGTTCAAGGCAGAGTATGACGCCTGTATAGCACGAGCATCCTGTGATCTCAGTAGGCATTTAGATGAAGCTAGAAAGAACTTTGCAGTATGGGAAAAGCAATTCATTGTCAACATAGGAAGACTGCCAATTTTGTCTGATGTTAGTAGTGATCAGGAGGCTTCTGAACTGCAAAAGAGAATCAGATATGCAGAACACCTCTTGCGACATTTTGGAGTCGACTTGTACAAGCAATAA